TCGGTAAGTCAGTCGCAAGCAGTTCAGTGGCGACCTGAAGACGAATTTTGCTAATCATTTGCCGCGGCGTTAAATGGTATATTTTTTTGCAATAGCGTTCTAACTGAGCCACCGACACACCAGCAATTGCGGTCAAGTGTGCCAACGTAATCGTTTCGGCATAATTCTTTTTAATATATTCCTCAACCTGAACCATTTTATAAAAAGCAGGATGTGTATTTTCAGGCACATTTAAATCATTAGAAATACCCGCTATTCCTACTAACTTTCCATCCGCATCAAATAAAGGTTCTTTATAAGTCAAACACCAGCCCGACTGGTTCTTTGCATATAAATGCAGTTCTAATTGCTCTGTTAACTTTTTACCACGGCGAATGACTTGCAAGTCTTGAGATGTATATATTTTTCCAAGAGAGTGAGGAAAGACTTCTTCCGAGGTCTTTCCAAGTAACGCAGTTTTATCTTTTA
This genomic stretch from Acinetobacter oleivorans DR1 harbors:
- a CDS encoding AraC family transcriptional regulator, whose protein sequence is MTLVQIPKLTTTLEDFLKNLESIEPLFDALSSVVFFIKNTEARYVFVNQTLVNRCGLKDKTALLGKTSEEVFPHSLGKIYTSQDLQVIRRGKKLTEQLELHLYAKNQSGWCLTYKEPLFDADGKLVGIAGISNDLNVPENTHPAFYKMVQVEEYIKKNYAETITLAHLTAIAGVSVAQLERYCKKIYHLTPRQMISKIRLQVATELLATDLPITQIGLRCGYTDHSAFCRQFKLHTGMSPTLYRASTKNI